From the genome of Triticum aestivum cultivar Chinese Spring chromosome 3B, IWGSC CS RefSeq v2.1, whole genome shotgun sequence, one region includes:
- the LOC123070231 gene encoding malate dehydrogenase 1, mitochondrial — protein sequence MRPSVMRSAAQLLRRRNYSSASGQQARKVAILGAAGGIGQPLSLLMKLNPLVSSLSLYDIAATPGVAADVSHINSPALVKGFMADDQLAEALDGADLVIIPAGVPRKPGMTRDDLFNINAGIVKNLCTAIAKYCPNALVNMISNPVNSTVPIAAEVFKKAGTYDEKRLFGVTTLDVVRARTFYAGKANVDVNTVDVPVVGGHAGITILPLFSQATPSTNALSAEEIKALTKRTQEGGTEVVEAKAGKGSATLSMAYAGAVFGDACLKGLNGVPDIVECSYVQSTVTELPFFASKVRLGKNGVEEVLGLGQLTQFEKDGLEALKGELKSSIEKGVAFANAS from the exons ATGAGGCCCTCAGTGATGAGATCCGCCGcccagctcctccgccgccgcaaCTACTCCTCCGCGTCCGGGCAGCAGGCGCGGAAGGTGGCCATCCTCGGCGCGGCCGGCGGCATCGGGCAGCCGCTGTCTCTCCTCATGAAGCTGAACCCCCtcgtctcctccctctccctctacgATATCGCGGCCACCCCGGGCGTCGCTGCCGACGTTTCCCACATCAATTCCCCTGCCCTG GTGAAGGGCTTCATGGCGGACGATCAGCTCGCGGAGGCGTTGGATGGGGCCGACCTGGTGATCATCCCGGCCGGCGTCCCGAGGAAGCCCGGCATGACCAGGGACGACCTCTTCAACATTAACGCCGGCATCGTTAAGAACCTCTGCACCGCCATCGCCAAGTACTGCCCGAAT GCTCTTGTCAACATGATCAGCAACCCTGTGAATTCAACCGTTCCGATTGCTGCTGAAGTTTTCAAGAAGGCTGGAACCTATGATGAGAAGAGATTGTTTGGTGTGACCACTCTTGATGTTGTTCGTGCCAGGACTTTCTATGCTGGGAAGGCTAATGTAGATGTTAATA CTGTGGACGTTCCTGTTGTTGGTGGTCATGCTGGTATTACCATCTTGCCACTGTTCTCACAG GCAACTCCTTCAACTAATGCATTGTCTGCTGAAGAAATCAAGGCTCTCACCAAGAGGACACAGGAGGGTGGCACAGAAGTCGTTGAGGCAAAGGCTGGAAAGGGATCTGCAACCTTGTCCATGGC GTATGCTGGTGCAGTTTTTGGAGATGCATGCTTGAAGGGTCTGAACGGAGTTCCTGACATTGTTGAATGCTCGTACGTGCAATCAACTGTGACCGAGCTGCCATTCTTTGCTTCCAAG GTGAGGCTTGGGAAGAATGGAGTCGAGGAAGTGCTCGGGTTGGGTCAGCTGACGCAGTTTGAGAAGGATGGGTTGGAAGCTCTCAAGGGCGAGCTCAAATCTTCAATTGAGAAGGGTGTCGCGTTCGCAAATGCAAGTTAG
- the LOC123070232 gene encoding GDSL esterase/lipase At1g28600: MASSASVSGRGGGFLLPPAAVAAAVLLAVAVVHARGAPAAPCVPRVFSFGDSLADTGNFPFLYGNDSREPALRTPYGETFFRRATGRFSDGRLIVDFIADTMGLPFVRPYLSGRTAEDFASGANFAVGGAMALGPDFFRGRGVPMGDRMHLGVEMKWFHDLLDLLCPADRADCMGMMNQSLFLVGEIGGNDYNIPLLSRVPFEKIRTFTPSVVAKISSTVTELIGLGAKTLVVPGNLPIGCVPNYLMIFKSDKKEDYEPETGCLRWMNEFSKYHNRLLIDELEKLRKLHPGMSIIYADYYGAAMEIYRSPEQFGIDHPSAACCGGGGPYGVSMTARCGYGEYKVCDDPQKYGSWDGFHPSEAAYKGIAIGLLRGTYTQPSISTTISSCPQLTELGSSVEYKVLYDL; the protein is encoded by the exons ATGGCTTCCTCTGCCTCCGTCTCCGGGAGAGGAGGAGGCTTCCTCTTGCCGccggccgcggtggcggcggcggtgctgctAGCGGTGGCGGTGGTACATGCGCGGGGGGCTCCCGCGGCGCCGTGCGTTCCGCGGGTGTTCAGCTTCGGGGACTCGCTGGCGGACACGGGCAACTTCCCCTTCCTCTACGGCAACGACTCCCGCGAGCCCGCGCTCAGGACGCCCTACGGGGAGACATTCTTCCGCCGCGCCACCGGCCGCTTCTCCGACGGCCGCCTCATCGTCGACTTCATCG CGGACACGATGGGGCTGCCGTTCGTGCGGCCGTACCTGAGCGGGCGAACCGCGGAGGACTTCGCGTCCGGGGCCAACTTCGCGGTCGGCGGCGCCATGGCGCTGGGCCCGGACTTCTTTCGGGGGAGAGGGGTGCCCATGGGCGACCGCATGCACCTCGGCGTCGAGATGAAATGGTTCCACGACCTGCTCGATCTGCTCTGCCCCGCCGACCGGGCTG ATTGCATGGGCATGATGAATCAATCTCTCTTCTTGGTTGGAGAAATTGGGGGCAATGATTACAACATACCTCTTCTCTCTAGGGTTCCCTTTGAGAAGATTCGCACGTTCACTCCGAGTGTTGTTGCCAAAATTTCTTCTACAGTCACT GAGTTGATTGGTCTGGGAGCCAAAACATTGGTAGTTCCTGGTAACCTCCCCATCGGGTGCGTTCCAAACTACCTGATGATATTCAAGAGTGACAAGAAGGAAGATTACGAGCCAGAGACTGGTTGCCTACGGTGGATGAACGAATTCTCGAAGTACCACAACAGACTTCTCATTGATGAGTTGGAAAAGTTGCGCAAGCTTCATCCTGGCATGTCAATAATCTATGCCGATTACTATGGAGCTGCTATGGAGATCTACCGTTCCCCCGAACAATTTG GGATTGATCACCCTTCAGCAGCATGCTGCGGTGGAGGAGGACCCTATGGTGTGTCCATGACTGCAAGATGTGGATATGGAGAATACAAGGTGTGTGATGATCCACAAAAGTATGGATCATGGGATGGTTTCCATCCCTCAGAAGCTGCATATAAGGGCATCGCAATTGGCCTTCTAAGAGGAACATACACACAGCCTTCAATTTCTACCACCATCAGTTCATGCCCACAACTTACTGAACTTGGCTCTTCCGTTGAATACAAGGTCCTCTATGATTTGTAA